One Dermacentor albipictus isolate Rhodes 1998 colony chromosome 10, USDA_Dalb.pri_finalv2, whole genome shotgun sequence genomic window, GCGTCGGTACATGCTGTCCGCAAGTCGGTTGGAGAAATTCAATGCGCGCCAACCAGGAGCCTGCATCATATGCATCCAGAGCATCAGTCCCCACTGTCCTCTGCGGTCAGTGGAGGTTGCTTTTGCGGATTCCTCATGCGTGAAGGTCACCTTTCCTCTGACCATGGATTCAGTGTCGCCTGTGAAATTCCAGTCGATACGTGAGCTGATGTCTACGTGTCCAACGTTTGAGAACAAAGCGAGGTGTCCAGTCACGTAAGCGTCGTCAATGGCGTAACCCTTGACAATCTTCGATGCCGCGAAAAGCTTCCGCAACGTTTCCATCGTCATAATCATGGACCTGCCTGAACAGTACAAAGGGTAGACGTTCTGGACGAGGTCGTCTTCCGGGACGCAGTACGTGTCGTTGGCTTCACGGCGTACATCATTGTCCACAAACACGGAGCAATGTATGGAGTCGCTATTCTTTGGCAGCTCCTTGTCCAGGTATTGCCGAAGCTGGAACGGCTCTACGCCGACGTCATCGTCGATCTTGACGATGGTGCGCACGTTGGGACAGTACTCGGTCACCCATCGCATGCCGCCGACGAACTTGTAGATAATTGTAAAGAAGGTGTCGTTGTAGGGTAGCATCACGACGTCCCCTGTAGCCCCTACCTCGAGCGTAGTCCACATGTTCACCAGGGGGTCTTCGTGATTCCCAATGAAGAAGATGCCGGTCCAGTTGAAAGCGGTCCGGGCGGCCTCTTCGAACAGAGTGGCACGCAGCACAGCACGGCGTTCCCAGTGCGTCGGCGCCGTGTGCACAAAGAACAGAGTGTCCAGAGGTTGGCTGCAAAGCTGGCGGACTGCCCAGCCACCACTGTGCCACTCCTGGTCTGGTCCTGGTCCGTCCAGAGAGTCGACCCGGTGCTGGCAGCCCCGCGGTGCCTTGTCTTCTGAAAGCTGTTCAGTAGGCAGTGTCGTACGGCGTTCCTGTTGCTCGACTACTCGATGGACGGGATGCGGCGCCGTTGCAATTTCTGCCATCCTTATCTGGGCCATCAATATAATGCTCGACAGGGTCGCCACTGCGATGACGAGGAATTTCCTCTTGTTGCGACTCCGAGAAAACGGCTCCATgacaaatgatgatgatgatgatgtcctggattagtttggcgcttacccactcgcggggattggccaagagtcgggcagactttgcttatgtgttcagaaaaggaggtGAAAATCTAAaaatttgttacatgaatttaggcgagggaaaatcgaaatggttcagtagattgtcatgctacgtagaggagaaaaaaaaactatcttgaatatatcaatgaggcaatagaggaggaatgaataaaataatatggtcatcaatgaaatcggtttgattcaataagaaatttttctaaggcgaagcaaacattcctgtgtgagtgcccaagcacagacgctccgaaagacagcagtaccggagtgttcaatggcagaccaagctgtcgcactgtaatttctaatgtcattttcctcgtggaggagaaacgccggcattccagtaggtagtgctcaatcgtctctaatgcattgcaaaaatggcacaatggggatattgccagaccagatcggtgcatgtaaaaatttagagatgggactcgacaacgtagtctcgttaatgtaacctccgtttgtcttgttttgcaaaacttcctgctccaagggaattgtaagtggcgtAGTTCCAATGATGAATTGAGGTTCGAGtgagatgttaaaaggatgtatcttctgaacctggcggacgtgataaagcccgttgttggaagaaggggaagcactgggccgctgatagaagccttggccaagctgtctgccacctcattcataaatatgcctttgtggccaggtacccatattaatcgtaaacttctcaaatgacttggagccagtgagttcaaagttttcaatatgtgtgtctcgccgggagcagtaagtgaggtgcacagcgacaaagaatctgtgattattaccgccgttgacctggaagattcgtaaagctaggacaacagctaggaattccgctaggtatattggagtgaagtcgggaagccgaatagaaaaagaccagtccaatgatgatgagaaaattccaactcctgccttttcatcaatctgcgaagcatccgttgctataattacgttagtgtggagttgattcaagtgatcctggagtaagccgttaagaatatgtgagggaagctgctttgcattatttgggtataggtcatcataagtaataactagtgaatttgagattctgttttccgtgattatatcatttatatttacgtctaacggattcaataaTGATTGCGATATAAtgacttgtggcgtgtgaaaccgtGGCCATCTGACTCCAAAAAATTTGACTCGTTGTTTGATGAAGATCGACTGAGACCTTCTTagtggggattcatagagccttataaacgcttgaacggtgagtattttaaatctcatttcaagggaaggtaaccgtgcttccttgtagagtacagcgttggctacaaactttggaagccccag contains:
- the LOC135912209 gene encoding UDP-GalNAc:beta-1,3-N-acetylgalactosaminyltransferase 1-like, whose product is MEPFSRSRNKRKFLVIAVATLSSIILMAQIRMAEIATAPHPVHRVVEQQERRTTLPTEQLSEDKAPRGCQHRVDSLDGPGPDQEWHSGGWAVRQLCSQPLDTLFFVHTAPTHWERRAVLRATLFEEAARTAFNWTGIFFIGNHEDPLVNMWTTLEVGATGDVVMLPYNDTFFTIIYKFVGGMRWVTEYCPNVRTIVKIDDDVGVEPFQLRQYLDKELPKNSDSIHCSVFVDNDVRREANDTYCVPEDDLVQNVYPLYCSGRSMIMTMETLRKLFAASKIVKGYAIDDAYVTGHLALFSNVGHVDISSRIDWNFTGDTESMVRGKVTFTHEESAKATSTDRRGQWGLMLWMHMMQAPGWRALNFSNRLADSMYRRDFLKTRHSLKKGHYLLSRSDHQEHVVRSSRSAESVKR